Proteins from one Desulfovibrio sp. genomic window:
- a CDS encoding ABC transporter substrate-binding protein: MLADLSGPTSDVSTPYASGLRDGAKYINDAGLLGAAKLKFTLVDYAYNAQQALSAYKKFTSQDKILFLQGWGTQDTEALTQFVSKDKIPTISASYSAHLTDPAKAPYNFFVAADYSTQVRAALKYFKDNWKESRAPKLALIFPNVPYGLVSIPPAKEYAKELGFELVGEENVDLKAMDATAQLLRLAKLAPDFTWIGGTTQSTAVILKDAQKLALKTQFFTNIWGADENLALLAGPAAEGVISLQAAVTYGQDVPGMKVIEKLTDGKPQMTHYIRGFASMLVMAEGIKRAQAKGKLGGEEIKAALETLRDFDPMGLTPPISYFPDDHRPNMSVYLYAFKGGKLQLLAKQSLERKKEWLGK; this comes from the coding sequence GATGCTGGTCTGCTGGGAGCGGCCAAGCTGAAGTTCACCCTGGTTGACTATGCCTACAACGCCCAGCAGGCTCTCTCGGCCTACAAGAAGTTCACCTCCCAGGACAAGATACTCTTCCTGCAGGGTTGGGGCACCCAGGACACCGAAGCCCTGACCCAGTTCGTCTCCAAGGACAAGATTCCGACCATCTCTGCATCGTACTCTGCCCACCTGACCGATCCGGCAAAAGCACCCTATAACTTCTTCGTGGCCGCCGACTACTCCACACAGGTCCGCGCCGCTCTCAAGTATTTCAAGGACAACTGGAAGGAGTCCCGGGCTCCCAAGTTGGCCCTTATCTTTCCCAACGTGCCCTACGGGCTGGTCTCCATTCCTCCTGCCAAGGAATACGCAAAAGAATTGGGCTTCGAGTTGGTGGGCGAGGAAAACGTGGATCTGAAGGCAATGGACGCCACCGCCCAGCTCTTGCGCCTGGCCAAGCTGGCCCCGGATTTCACCTGGATCGGCGGCACCACCCAGTCCACGGCCGTCATCTTGAAGGATGCCCAGAAACTGGCGCTCAAGACCCAGTTCTTCACCAATATCTGGGGTGCGGACGAGAACCTGGCCCTTCTGGCCGGACCAGCAGCCGAAGGGGTCATCTCGCTCCAGGCGGCCGTCACTTACGGCCAGGACGTGCCCGGCATGAAGGTCATCGAGAAGCTCACCGACGGCAAACCCCAGATGACCCACTACATCCGCGGTTTCGCCAGCATGCTGGTCATGGCCGAGGGCATCAAGCGCGCCCAGGCCAAGGGCAAGCTTGGCGGCGAGGAGATCAAGGCCGCCCTGGAAACCCTGCGCGACTTCGATCCCATGGGGCTCACCCCTCCCATCAGCTATTTCCCCGACGACCACCGTCCCAACATGAGCGTGTATCTCTACGCTTTCAAGGGCGGGAAATTGCAGCTTCTGGCCAAGCAGTCCCTGGAGCGCAAGAAGGAATGGCTGGGTAAATAG